AATCCAGATCCATTTGTCCTTGGCAGAAGAGAGATTGACATTTTGCAACTCCACCTCGCAATCCATTAATTCAGCCAATTCAGCTTCAGAGGAAGGCTGACTCGACCAGTTCCAGAGCTGATTCAGATAGCCCCTGGCAGCCGAAACCCGATCGGAAATCAAACAGTCTTTGACCAATTCCAAAGCGAAAAGACTAGGCCATCTATCCATGAGCGGGATCTCTCCTAACCAAACATCAATCCAGAAACGAATACTGGTTCCGTTACCCACCACACCTTTAATAAAACTGCGAATTCTTTTGCCGTTCACCAAAAACTTCTTATCTAAAGATGTTAAATTCTTCCAAATACCCGAAAGAGTAGGGTTAGACGGTAAACCCGACCAAGCTCTCCTACTTTTATGACAAGCCGCGACCACTTTTCTCCAAAGATTATTTTCTTCCGTTTTGAAGCGCCAGATCCACTTAGCTAATAAAGCTTCATTCACCAATTTAAGGTTGCTAATACCTAAGCCGCCGGCCTTCTTAGGACTCGTGACAACTTCCCAGGCTACCCAATGAATTTTTCTGATCTCCTCCGTGCCTCCCCACAGAAAACTCCTCATAAGGGACTCCAACTTATCGATCACTTTAGTCGGGGCTTTAAACAACGAGAAATAATAAATGGGAAGGCTCTCTAAAACCGCTTTAATAAGGATCAACCTGCCCCCAATCGACAAAGACTGAGCTTTCCAAGCGGCTAACCGACTTTGGAAAATCTTCACTATAGGCTCCCAGTTTTTAACTCTATTCATATTTGCACTAAGCGGGATTCCTAGGTATTTGAATGGAGCTTCCCCTTTAAGACACCTAATGTTTGAAGCCATAATATCGAGAGCCTCCTCGTCGATACCAACCCCAAAAATATGAGACTTGTGGAAATTAATCTTCAAACCTGAGCACGCTTGGAAAACCCGCAGAATTCTAGCCACAACTCTAATATTTTCCTTAGACCATTCACCAACTATTAAAGCATCATCCGCATAAAGAAGATGAGAAACCACTAGGCCCCCGTTAGGAAGTCTAATACCTTTCAGTCTCCCCGCATTGCACGCTTTAGAAACCATAAACGAAAAGGCCTCCAAAACAATTAGGAACAGAAAAGGCGACTGAGGATCACCTTGCCGAAGGCCTTTCTCGCCTTGAAAATCAAAGGTCGGAGAGCCATTAACCAGAATCGACGACCTCGCTGACGCCAGAACGCCTTTCACCCATTTGCACCAAAGAGGAGGAAAACCCATTTGAGCCAAAGTATCTAACAAAAAATCCCAATTGACGTTGTCGTAtgccttttcaaaatcaattatGAAGATGAACGCTTTTCTCCTGTTTTTCTTTAACCACAACCAAACCTCACTGAGGATCAAAGGGCTGTCCAGAATATACCTATCTCTAAGGAAAGCAGACTGGGAATCTGACACGGCTCTACCAACAACTTTCTTAAGCCGGTTCGCAAGAATCTTCGAAATAACTTTACTAATAACCCCTATAAGGTTAATGGGCCTGTAGTCCTTCAAACTTATCGGATCCACCACTTTTGGAACAAGAGTGATGAAAGACGTACTACTCATCATGTCTATCAACCCCGACTCATGGAAGTGGTTCATAATATCTCTAAAATCCGCCTCAAAATACTTCCAGAAATGCTTTATGAACTTGAAGTTAAAACCATCCGGGCCCGGGGCCTTATCAGAACCGCATTCGAAAACCGCATCCTTTATTTCTTTGACCGAAAAAGGACAAGTTAAACCGTCCCCATCCTCCGACTCCAGCTTGCTAATACCCGTACAATCCAACCTGGGACGGTACCTAACCTTTTCCGAAAAATGATCACGGAAAAATCTAAGGACTTCTTTTTTAATATCTTTAGGATTAGAGATCCATGTTCCTCTCATGCTAAGCCCCGGAATACCATTTTTCTTTCTTCTATTATTTACGAGCCTGTGAAAAAAAAGCAGAATTCTCGTCCCCCTCAACCGCCCATCTACACCGCGATTTTTGCTTTAAGTCCAAGGCAATAAGATACTCGCGAACCCGAATATTACTTAAACATTCCTCTTTTATCCAAACTTCCTCCTCCTCCAGGTCCCTGTTTTCTACAATTTGATCCAATTTTTCTAGCTCCACTTTGTCTCTCACATAATCTTCCTTCTCTATACTTTCCTGATTGCTTCTCCACGTTCTAATGCAGTTTCTTAAATGTTTAAATTTATTGGTCAAGACCACATCAGGATTCACTCCCACATTGGCGTAAGAGGCAACTGCATTTTCCAACATCTCTTCGAAACCCACCTTTTCGAGCCAGgaattaaaaaaatctgaaagGTTTGGCCCCAAAATTTCTTTTGACCGTCTCGAGGAGCAAAGGGCAGTGATCGGAAAGCGTTCTATGCAACGCTCTCAAACAGGCATCAGGCCAAACGTCAAAAAAAATCCTACTAACCAGCACCCTATCAATTTTGCTAAGTTTGTTTGAGTTCGGGGCGAGGAAAGTAAATTTTCGACCTCTCATATTATACTCCACAAAGTCGATATAGTCAATAAACTCATTAAAATCATGAGCACACACCCTGTTAAAACCTGTGTTCAATCTGTCTTCCGGACCTCTGACTGCATTGAAATCTCCCAATAAAACCCATTGCCCAGCACCTGCACTTATGATCTCGCGAATATAATTCCATAACATTTTTTTCTCCGAGTTGCTGTGAGGAGCATAGACATTCATAACATTAAGGGCTTGATTGTTTCCTTTCATAACCCCCTTAACCAAAAGGAAGTGGCGGTGTTTAGAAACCTCCTGCATCCGAAAAACCTGTGGGTCCCATATGCATAACAGCCCCCCTGATCTCCCAGCATCCCCAACTGACTCCGACTGGAATTCAGAAATACCCCAATATTTGGAAGATAGAGAAGAACTAACCTCATCAATCTGCGTTTCTTGAATCGCCACAAAGTCCACCTTATATTCCTGTCTCAACCCTCTGGCCCAAGCCGCTTTAGCCTCTGCCCCCATACCTCTGATATTAATTGAAAGAAATTTCATTGTTTACCCGATTGAAAGCCTTCGTCCCTAATTATATCCATCACCAGGTCTCTATGCATCTGAAGGTTAACTCCCACAACTTCGCCTATCTCAATCGTACCATCCACTTCCAAAACCTCCACCTCCGGCTCCCTAACTGTTTCCGCAACCTTATCCGAGCCCTCCTCCGAAATCAAAGCCTGGGGAATGACCTCATTACTTTGCGTCTCAACATCTTCGGAAGAGTGGTTGTCAACGGTAGCTTTAACATTCAGATCAAGAGGAAAACTCCAGACCCCTTGTTCAGCCGACCCCTTCACCGACCCAGAAAAATTAGAAACAGAAGAGTTGTTCAGCCTTTTCCTCTTTCTATTATTGGGCTCCTCTGGTCTCGATCCAAGGTGCTTTGGGCTTGAATTTTCTTCCTTTGATTAACCTTGTGGGCCCTTAACCCTTTATTAGGTCCACCTCCACtacctttattattattataaaaaaagaaaatccCATTAGAATTCAAATTGGGGGATAACTCTCCTGCTTCTAGAACAACGGGACCACTCCCCTCCTTCCTCGAGACGTGCACCGCAGCCTCCATAATCACATCCTCCCCCATGCACGAAACATTAAGACCATCCGAATTTTCGGTATCCACCCCATTCTGATCGCCGGCCCTTGTCTGAGTAGGGGACTTTTCAACTGCCTTTGACACCGGTGACGAATCGGAGGTCTCACCGGCCCTTGGGTTACGTTGTTACATAAAGTGGTTAAAGAATAATTATATAAACTaggttatattttaataaaatcagtgtttataatatttttataaattcaTAAGTTTTTTTGAGggggcggttgaaaattttcaaggggtgtggTTGAAAATTTCCAAGGGGCGCGGTCGGGATTTTGCGTGAAATTTTACCCTAAACCTTTTTTTCAGGGGGTGCAGCCGCCCACCCACACCAGTGGGTAGATCCGCCCCtgcatttatcatcaaatcaccaGTGGAGGGTgtacggtggtggtgggtgtatGGTGGGTGTTCAGTGGTGGTTTGGGGTAGAAGAAGAAGTGGTGGTGGGTGATGGAGTGGGGAAGAAGGTGGGATGGGATGAGACcacttatttttatttgttttttttaaacctTAGGGGTAAAGTGGACATTTCATACACACTTAACTTAGATATTTAACTTAGGTTAGTGATAAGGATCACACGTGTTTAAAGGTTGCAACTACTAGGACCAACTCTGTAATTATTGAACCCTTAGGACCAAGTCTGTAAAAAAATACATCAAAATACATAAAATTTCAAATCCTTTTCACACTTTTATAACTCTACTTCtcttaaaaacccacaaaaaaaacataaaaaacgaaGGTACCTCGTTAAATTTTGGATTCCGTGTGGCGGGGTGGCCGGAATCAAGCTTTTCCGGTGAGAATACAGTTGTTGTCACCGTGCCTGTTGACTGCTTTTGTGTCTCGGTCGTTGCGCGATCAGAAGAGGGAGAGCGGGAAAAAGAATTAGAAGAGGCGGTTGGGTTGGGTTATTTTACTTAACTTCAAATTTAATTGGGTTGGGTTAATTGGGCTTTGGTTAAAGTGGAATGTTTATTGGGTTAATGGCTAAATTGTTAAGTGAAAATTAATGGATTAAATTGTTAAGTAAAGTGGTTAAAGAATAATTATATAAACTaggttatattttaataaaataagtgtttataatatttttttaaggTGGGCAGTtgaaaatttccaaggggtgcggtcgggattttGCGCGAAATTTAACcctaaaactttttttttcaacgggtgcggccgcccacccatgCCAGTGGGTAGGTCTGCCCCAGCATTTATTGTCAAATCACCAGTGGAGGGTGTAcgttggtggtgggtgtttagtgGTGGTTTGGGGTAGAAGAAGAAGCGGTGGTGG
The Helianthus annuus cultivar XRQ/B chromosome 6, HanXRQr2.0-SUNRISE, whole genome shotgun sequence genome window above contains:
- the LOC110887826 gene encoding uncharacterized protein LOC110887826, with the translated sequence MGAEAKAAWARGLRQEYKVDFVAIQETQIDEVSSSLSSKYWGISEFQSESVGDAGRSGGLLCIWDPQVFRMQEVSKHRHFLLVKGVMKGNNQALNVMNVYAPHSNSEKKMLWNYIREIISAGAGQWVLLGDFNAVRGPEDRLNTGFNRVCAHDFNEFIDYIDFVEYNMRGRKFTFLAPNSNKLSKIDRVLVGFEEMLENAVASYANVGVNPDVVLTNKFKHLRNCIRTWRSNQESIEKEDYVRDKVELEKLDQIVENRDLEEEEVWIKEECLSNIRVREYLIALDLKQKSRCRWAVEGDENSAFFSQARK